The genomic DNA TCAGAACCCTCTACTCACTGTCCTCCTCTGCACTGACCCCTAGCCAGACTTGTGGGGATGGAAAGCAAGATGATGCATGTCCAGACATCTTCTCTTCTCTAGAGTTTACCACCAACCAAATTGCACCAATAACCCTAAGCTATTAATGGGAAAAATCCCCAAGAGACATATGCACAAGTCTaatcagctttctttcttttattctttttaaagtcagggtctcactctgttgcccaggctggagtgcagcgacacagtcatggctcactgcagccttcaagtcccaggctcaagggatccacctgtctcagcctcccaagtagctgggactacagatatgagccaccatgcctaagttctttcttcttttgagaaagagatggggtctcactacattgtccaggctggtactgaactcctgttctcaagtcaTCTTCCTTCCTAGTCTCCCGAgttgccaggattacaggcgtgagccaccgtgcctggccctactCAGCTTTCTATAGGCAAAAGTTCATCTAAGTGCAGTTTAGTTGGTGGAACACTCCAAAGAAGAGAACTTTCTTAAGCCAGAGGGAATATGAAGATCTTTGCCTCTCTCGCTGTCCTTTCACTATCCATTAACATTTACAATTCATCCAAACATGGGTCTATCTCCCCATAGGAGAAATCATTGGCATTTACAAACCCGTCACCACTAGGGTTCATTACGTTTCGCTTAAGGCAGTAGTCCGTCATAATCAAGTTTATTTCCCTCTTAAGAGATCAGTTCTTTAAACTTCTGCTCTGGTCTTTTTCTGCCCCCTTAGGTCATGGATTATATGGGACTTTTGAAATGTTATCCTCCTGGAGGAAAACTAGAGAAGACCAACATGTTAAAGAGAGAACTGCAGCAGTCTATGCAGACTCCATGCTCTCCTTTTCTCTCACCACTGCCATGTACCTGGTCACCTTTGGCATAGGGGCCAGCCCTTTCACGAACATTGAGGCAGCCAGGATTTTCTGCTGCAATTCCTGTATTGCAATCTTCTTCAACTACCTCTATGTACTCTCGTTTTATGGTTCCAGCCTAGTGTTCACTGGCTACATAGAAAACAATTACCAGCATAGTATCTTCTGCAGGAAAGTCCCAAAGCCTGAGGCATTGCAGGAGAAGCCGGCATGGTACAGGTTTCTCCTGACAGCCAGATTCAGTGAGGATACAACTGAAGGCGAGGAAGCGAACACTTACGAGAGTCACCTATTGGTATGTTTCCTCAAACGCTATTACTGTGACTGGATAACCAACACCTATGTCAAGCCTTTTGTAGTTctcttttatcttatttatatttcctttgccTTAATGGGCTATCTGCAGGTCAGTGAAGGGTCAGACCTTAGTAACATCGTAGCAACCGCGACACAAACCATTGAGTACACTACTGCCCAGCAAAAGTACTTTAGCAACTACAGTCCTGTGattgggttttacatttatgaGTCTATAGAATACTGGAACACTAGTGTCCAAGAAGATGTTCTAGAATACACCAAGGGGTTTGTACGGATATCCTGGTTTGAGAGCTATTTAAATTACCTTCGGAAACTCAATGTATCCACTGGCTTGCCTAAGAAAAATTTCACAGACATGTTGAGGAATTCTTTTCTGAAAGCCCCtcaattttcacattttcaagaGGACATCAtcttctctaaaaaatacaatgatGAGGTCGACGTAGTGGCCTCCAGAATGTTTTTGGTGGCCAAGACCATGGAAACAAACAGAGAAGAACTCTATGATCTCTTGGAAACCCTGAGGAGACTTTCAGTCACCTCCAAGGTGAAGTTCATCGTCTTCAATCCGTCCTTTGTGTACATGGATCGATATGCCTCCTCTCTGGGAGCCCCCCTGCACAACTCCTGCATCAGTGCTTTGTTTCTGCTATTCTTCTCGGCATTCCTGGTGGCAGATTCACTGATTAATGTCTGGATCACTCTAACGGTTGTTTCTGTGGAGTTTGGAGTGATAGGTTTCATGACATTATGGAAAGTAGAACTGGACTGCATTTCTGTGCTATGCTTAATTTATGGAATTAATTACACAATTGACAATTGTGCTCCACTGTTATCCACCTTTGTTCTGGGCAAGGATCTCACAAGAACTAAATGGGTAAAAAATGCCCTGGAAGTGCATGGGGTAGCTATTTTACAGAGTTACCTCTGCTATATTGTTGGTCTGATTCCTCTTGCAGCTGTGCCTTCAAATCTGACCTGTACACTGTTCAGGTGCTTGTTTTTAATAGCATTTGTCACCTTCTTTCACTGCTTTGCCATTTTACCTGTGATACTGACTTTCCTGCCACcttctaagaaaaaaaggaaagagaagaaaaatcctGAAAACCGAGAGGAAATTGAGTGTGTAGAAATGGTGGATATCGATAGTACCCGTGTGGTTGACCAAATTACAACAGTGTGATAATGTCTACTTGGTATATTTTCACCTTAGGTCTTATCAAGAGCAAAGAGATTatgttaatgaaataattaaattcaaaGTTGTTCccttttttaaagataggaagCAGgcattgacaaaaaaaaaagtaaagggcaGTGGGGGGAAATGGGCATGGTGTATTTTCAGTCTTTAAAACAATAGAGTTGTTATgagagtacacacacacacacacacacacacacacacatacatacatacagtctCTTAAACTAAGATCAAATAGAAGAAAGTTTATTAACAAGCAGGATCCTATCTTATCCAAACTGCAGATGTTGCTGGCATTGTGACAAAACCCACTGATTGAAAGGTCAACTGCTAAGGCAGAAATAGCTTTAAGCATTGTTCAAACAATAAGGCTTCCAGAACTTCTGTAAAGCAGTAGCTCTAGTCATTGTCTGTGGTTTGAGGTTTTAGCCATCTCACCTAGCTCCCTAACACCCAAGGAGATGCCTGTGAAAGTTCTGACTAGCAAAACCAAGTCAGAGCCTTGGAAACTGAAATGTGGTGGAGTGGCCATCACTCATGGACTAAAACTGATTCACTCCTAAATTCACCCAGGTGAGGTAGTTTTGCTGTCTAGAATGAAATTCCCATATTCCCCCATTGATACACTTTTAACATTTGTATAGTTTGGTTTGGTTAAAACACCTTAAAACCAATGTCAGCTCCAGCATTGTGGAATTGGTATGATTCTATTTTGGAATAGCTTGTCACTTGTCACCAAATGGGTCTGCTTTATTAGTTACAGCTCTTGGCAGGAGGATCCAGGGGCCCAAAACCACAGAGCCAAACCCAAATACCTGGCATGACGAAGCAAAAGCAGGTGTCTACTTGGACCCAGATAAAGCGTCTCcatttgaacaacaacaacaaaatagccaGCTGGTACAGCTGTTTGTGGTTGGCCTTACTCGGATTTTTTGAATGGATACCCAGAAACATCTGCCCACACAtaactgaggggaaaaaaatgaacactgaAATAGTTACTTGCTGTTGCTTCCAACTTGTAGTGCCAGTCTGCCTTTGCTATGAAACATGCCTGCTCAGAGACAGAGGGGAGAAGAAGATCTTTGGTAAGTCTAAGTCCTAACACCGAGAAACTTTGTAAAAGTGCAGGGAGATAAAGGGCCAAAAGGGAGATAGGTGGAAAAGACTGGAAAAAGTCATTGCTAATACAGATCTATCAATGATGGCAGTCCACTTTCTTGCTACACTGGCTGCACATCACCTTGCTGGTCCCCCAACATACCTTTTTTGATGCCCTTCTACTTCATCATAGCAAGGTTCTTCTGTACATTAGCAAGCCTAGATATCTATACTCTTGACTTTGACTATCTACAGAAAAGTGGTTCAGCTGAACAGAAATGGTTTAGATCTAAAAAGGCTGCATACAGTGCCCAGGCCCCtgcatttctttaaatttataaaaatgaagctAAAACCTGGTTACATTTGAAGCAAATATCTACagtatttttcccttttagaGATGTAGCTTATTTAGACATCTATAGTGGTAAGCACTTCCCAAAAGCATTTTACCTTTCTGAACCTTAACAGACATACTGTGCAACTTACCCATCctctgcagaggaggaaactgagacctaaGAGAATGAAGTGACTCATTGAGGTCACACAACTAAAGGATTTTCATCATTTCAGCATACCTAAGACAGCGCAGGccaattttcagttttcttataagATGGCTATTACTCCTCTCAAAATGCATTTCCAAGGAAGGAACATACGACTTTATCGGCCACGgggaagacatttttataatgtcTGTGATTAAAATGTTTGAGGTTTAGGTTTGCCATTGTCTTTCCGCAATAGCAAAAAAGCCCAAATAATTCAGATGTAACCACACCAAGTGCAAACCTGTGCTTTCTATTTCACATACTATTGTCCATACAGTTTTAAATACATGTGCAGGGGATCACAGCTAGTGCATTACATGCTTGTTCAGTCTCCCCTGCAGACACACTAAGCGATAATACCAATGTGTTATGCACTCAACTAGAAGATAATAAGCTTTAATCTGAGGACAAGTACAGTCCTCACAAAAGGGCAAGTTTGCGTAATAGATTTTCGATCAATTCTCTCTCCAAGGGGACTGCAAGTAGGCCACTATTTATAAAACACAACTGAAGAGGGGATTGGTCTTATTCTTAAATCATATGTTGCTAAATCATTTTCTGAACAGTGTGTTCTAAATCAGTCATTGATTTAGTGTCAGCCACGTGGAGTACCTTGGCTCAAAGCGACTCCACAAAACTGACACAACACACTCACCAATTAAATGGATTTTGTTGAGAATTTAATCATTCAATTTGGTCAACCAGAATGACTTACTGTGGAACTTTGTTTTATGAGAGATAGTTTTCCAACTTGATTGAGTCTCTGTATACCTTGGgatatcatattttttaatgaagggCATTTTCAAACTTGTCGACTTCTCTTTTCAGCCCTTGAAATGAAGGTTTATGGAATTCTGACTGTGAAATGAATTTTTCTATTGGGAGATTATGCATGCcaagatttattatttattgttagataattatttatttgttaatgcTGATTATTGATTATCGCTCTGTCGCATTGGTTTAGCCCCACTGTGGAGAAGACACTTTAGAAGTAACTCAGACTTCCATCTCCATAAAATCTAACTCTTTACTTCATcaagttttactttttgaattgctataaagagggaaaaaaatgatccCTGCAAACACTTAaagaagctgtgtttttttctttcagttaattCCAAGACGTTAATGTCCACTTTACCAAAGAAACttattttgttggttttgagttggtgtttgttgtttgtttaccaaagaaattattccatttatcaaaatatttctcCTGGTCAACTAAACAACTGTGATACTGGGTCTTTTTTGGCCATTCataaggaaaattttttaaagtcagggtAAGGGTGATATTCTCTCATTTAGTGAAACTCAGAAGATGTAAATTCACAGGGAATGTGGtgtttgcaaaaaagaaaatgaaacctgaTATAGGACGTTATTCTTTAGTCCTACAGCAACATTCCAACAGGTGGCATCAGGGTTCCTCAGGTTAAAAGAGGTAGTTTTTTCCAGAGATAAAGGAAGACAAACCctcatgaaatgtttctccattatTCCAGCTCATAAGTTTTgcttcattttaggttttggagtttttagtttctttggtgTTTGTTTCGCTTTTATTTGGTTTGTGGTTTGTGTTTGCTTGTGTTTGCTTCTGCCTTTTGAACCACTTTTACTCCCTCAGTTTTCAGTGAGAAGTGAGATAATCAGATGCTACCCTCCATGGCCACACTTACTTATGTAGCATAGTGCTCCAAATGAGGGCCTTGGTAACCCTTATGACCCTTTTCTTTTAACTAACCACCACCCATTTGTAAGTGGCATTCTGGGACTATGACACCACTTTTCTCCAGTGCCAATGACAGAGCTCAGCTGTGTCCATCACAAGAACAAGTGGAATGGGCAGCTGCCTTGGGGGTGTGGCATGAGGCAGAGCCTCTTGGACACAAATGTTATCTTCGTCATAATGGCTTTATTCGTTTGGATCCTATTAAAGTACCCCTGTAGCTTATAGTAGTGTTTGACCTCTGtgactctgttttctcatctgtaaaatggggataatatcagtaaatttctttaaattcagcaaatacttattgagtgccAAATATTGCCCAGATACTGTTCTAGAGACTGGGGGCACAACAGTTaacaaatcagatttttaaaaatctgttcttgTAGAGCCTACCTTTGAGTGACATTGCAGGTATATTGTGGGGATTGTGTGAGATGAGAGATGACATTTGGAAAGCACTCTTGGAAAGGCCTGGCAAAGAAAAGAGACTCAAAACATTGTTTGTAAATTGTCAATCTCACACAGTAGCACTAGGACTCAGGATGTAAAGCTACTGAGAAATAGATTGGAGCCTGAGATTAGGGCTACAAATGCAATGAGTTGCCATAGAAGGTAGTTAATTACCAGTCATTTTAGGACTTCAAAATTAAGCTGATCACCACTTAGTGGGGCCACTGTAAAGAGGGTGCAAGCCCTGGACATTGGCATCATACTacaatctttgaaaaaaaaatggatacagGTACTTGGGTTTAAGGATGGAGAACGGATAGCACTGATTATTGAATAACTCTACCTGGCTTGTCTGAGGGAATGTAAACATTCCTTTTAGGTAATTTGCTTTAACTTTTTGTTAAAAGCACCAGGTATTTAAAGACATAAagttcctattttttaaaagcatagtaAAGCTGcaatacaaaggaaaatattaagtTAGTGGATTTGCTGGCAAAGAACTAAGAATGGCTGCAGCCAACACATTGCAGAGTTCCTCCCTGTGGTGGTTACAactgtttatttctgtttcatgCCAGTCTAGgagaaaacaaagaggaaagtGGATGAGCTATAATCAGTTCACCTGAATAGGCAGTGCCAGGATGTCCCCCCCAGCTTGCCTCTCACCTGCCCTGCTTCTGCCCAGGTGATTTGTTTGAAGTCCTCTTTGATATCTATGAGAGCACCgtggaaggaagaggaagtgagGCAACCAGACAGCTATGGCCTCTGTGCAGATTTTTGAGTTAGATTAAAATTGGCACCACCTGATTAGAGCCTATCTGGTGAGGAAAGAAGCCTTCTTTTCAAAGTACAAAGAAAGCAATGCGTACCAAGGAGGCAACCAACAGAGAAACCTTGGTGAAAGAAGTGACGTTCCTGTGGAATGTGCCAGCAGCTTCTCCCTCCAGAATGCTGACACCAGATGAATCTTTGGTTAGAATTAAGCCTACCCCTTTGTTTTTCACATGAGAAAACAGAACCCTGGAGAATGAAATTATATTCACAAAGCTAATTAGATACAGATATGACACTGTAATTGAAATCTAGTTCTTAGCCTCAATTCTTTCTCCATTCTGTCACTTTCCTGCCAAATTCTATTTATCTAAATTGTGGGGGTCTTAACCTGGGGGCCATGAATGAGTTCATGGGAGGGGTCTCTGAGCTccctaaaattaaattatatgcaaaaatgtgtgtatatgttcaACATGTGCATTTTCCCAAAAGAGAGGGCTCATAGTTGTTATCAGATTGCAAAAGAGGTCTGTGACCCAAAAAGGGTGAAGAACCACTGTCCTAAATTAATAAAGACCTCTTTGGGAGTATGATCCTGGTGTCCTTGTTTTGGGTAATGAGCAATCAAAAACTTTTGAACTATCTTTTTCTCTAAGGAACCAAAAACGCTTCCAAATTTTGGTTTCTTCATGCCAAGCCAAGTGCCTActtctattcatttattcttcattcattctttcattcattcatttatttattctgcaAACATATTTTCAGTGCCAATTCATGTTCTCACACCAGCTAAATATGCCCTCCACAGCAGGGCAAGGAAAGGAGCCCTCTGTACTGTGCTCTTGTTGGCAAGAGGAATACCAGGTTGCTACCACATTCTCACTGttgcaacaaaatatatatagccTCAAAATTTCAGTAACcatcccacacacacatacacacataaaagcAGCAGCCAACAAAGCCAACATATAGAAGTGTGCCCTGTCAAAGAACCAGGGAAGAGCAGCCTATTTCCAGGTTATATGTAGTTATATGCTGCTTTGCAACTGCATACCACATCCTTGGAAGGGCTGCTCCCAAATGAGCCCTACTCTGAGATGTCTACACCAGGCATGCTTTCACACATGTGTAGTAGCCTACTCTCAAACAAACATGGAGAGAATAAGTCTCATTCATCTTGATAATATTCGTAGTGGGCAAAGAAGAAACCATGGCCATGGACAGATGGGTGCATTTAAGGACAggtgtggctgggtgcggtggctcacacctgtaatcccagcactttgggaggccacagtgggtggatcacaaggtcaagagatcaagaccatcctggccagcatggtgaaaccctgtctctactaaaaaatacaaaaaaaaattagctgggcatggtggtagctgctcaggaggctgaggcaggagaatcgcttgaacccaggaggctgaggttgcagtgagctgagattgcaccactgcactccagcctggtgacaaagcaagactccatctcaaaaaaaaaaaaaaaaggacagttgTGTCTTGTACACAGATATGCAGAAGCCCAGTTCTCTTGACTCCTAGTCAGAAGCTAGATAAAATACAGGTTGCTGGAGGAAGTTGGAGAATAAATGACTATACTGTACTTGTTGGCTCTGCTGCTTCTGGTATAACTTCAGGCATCATGGAATCCACCTGGGTTGACCTAAGGCAAAGGCTGAGTGAATCCCTACTTGGCCTTGTTTGAAGCACCAGGGAGGCATTAATGGCTGATCAGTGCCCCTTCCATCATCCTCTGCCCAACCATGATAAGGGAAGCCTTCTGTTGAGATGGAGGAATATTAGTTCAACTTTGTAGCATCTGATGTGAAGTTTGAGGGCTTTGTTCTTTGGGGTCTACAAAGTGCTTTGTCTAATTCCTGCAAAGTGGCAAAGACCCAGCCCTTTTCCATTACTCATTCCAGGTTCATGCTTAGGAAAACTGGTAACATTCTCTTCGGCAAAACAATTTCCTTAATGATTCCTTAACAATTTCCTAGGATGAATCTTGAACATGTTTAGCTCAGCCTTTcagatatttattctttaaattaccATCCTGTCAAAATTGCCTTTGCTCACTGATCCAGAATCATCAAGGCAGTTGTCATGATGCCTCCCAGGACTGTGGGTGGCTGGGCAAACTGGTAGTGACCCATTGGCTctgcttcacacacacacacacacacacacacacagaggcacatatatgtacacatgcatatatttgtGCACAACTATAACACATagaaacatatacatatacatatgcacatgtttacatacacacatatcacaaatatgcatatacacatacacatgcacaccaccTTTTACAATACACCCAACACATTTGAGGCACATTGAAATGCCTTGGCAAGCCCAACCCTATGGTTCTGTAAGGTTTGGCAGGCCAAGGGCTTCAGATGTCTGCAGGATACCATTGAAAAAATGTCATCTTCCCCTTCTATATGTTTCTTGTGCATGAGCATAGCTAAGAGCAGGCAAACTATCCTTTAACGAAAAGAAACCTGGAAACGTGAATGTGCCttgcaatttaaaaattgctaacaGTTTCATAGTGGGAAAACGGCATTTGTTAGAATTTTCCAAGTCATAAGCAAGAACAGCATAGACCCAAAACCACAGAGATCTCTCCCAAGGTCTGGAATTGTGgaaatttatttagaatatttgctCGGTGATCcagagaaaggggaaagaagTGGGGAAGAAGGACATATGGGGTGGTCCCGCCATCTTGCCAACTCCTCATCTTAGGAAGAAGTAGGCAGTTTCCATTTATCCCTAGCATCAGTTTGATGGGAAAACTGGTGAATTTCATCCACCTCAAGGAAAGGAAGTGCCATGCATGGAAGCCTGGTGATAGGCAACATCCATTTAGGAAAAAAGTCACACAAGCAACAGAAGAACTATCCAAGACTAGAAGCTTATACCAgttcccccaccacacacacacacacacacacacacacacacacacacacacacacacggtagtTGGGAGTAGACATTAAGAGGAACCCTAGTACAGTTCCCCCAAAAAAATCTTGGCATACACTATAacagggaaaaaataattattgagaaactgaaaacaaccaaATCTGTGAGGAATGACTGAATATATGAGCTGAGAATTATGTAAGTTTTTCTggattctttataaaataaagatatagagCCTGAATCTATGATTTTCTAAATAAAGGAacccccacattttcttttgaatttttgacCTATAATTCCTCTTCAGCAACTTAGAATACACGCAAGTTCTTTTCCTATTGCCTACAATCCCATAATACAACCACCCACTATTTGTTATGGTTTATACTCGGGCTTAGAACCCATGAGCAGAATTATTGAATTATTGAATACTAGGCccaaacaaaagaaatttcaGCTTGGTTTTAGTAATTTCTTGATCagacttctttcatttctgtaaatGTGCAAATACTTCAAACTTGTAAAAAGTATGTCTACATAGCCAATGCTCTTAGTATTTTTAACATCAAAGATAACTTCTGCCAATAATTATTAATGGCAAAATAGTCATTATTGTTCAATGTTCCTTTAACAGTCCAATTGTAGTaggtcagaaaacaaaaaaaagaagaaaagctatgTTGAATACTTAGTAATGCTGGAAAAGATCCTCACCCTAGacataaattaaacatttaaacatggCCACTCTCTTATTGTCATTGCTAGTGAAGTTCCCGAAAttgcatattattttgtaaagtttTGGGCTAAAtcacaataaatttttaagttgCTTCCATGGAAATAGATCATAAGACCACAGCTTGTCAGTCAAAGTAACCATTAAAGTAACCATTAATTCAGTATTCAGAAATCTTATCACCTATTCCTCCAGAAAGAACCATAGTTATATTGTGTT from Saimiri boliviensis isolate mSaiBol1 chromosome X, mSaiBol1.pri, whole genome shotgun sequence includes the following:
- the PTCHD1 gene encoding patched domain-containing protein 1, coding for MLRQVLHRGLRTCFSRLGHFIASHPVFFASAPVLISILLGASFSRYQVEESVEHLLAPQHSLAKIERNLVNSLFPVNRSKHRLYSDLQTPGRYGRVIVTSFQKANMLDQHHTDLILKLHAAVTKIQVPRPGFNYTFAHICILNNDKTCIVDDIVHVLEELKNARATNRTNFAITYPITHLKDGRAVYNGHQLGGVTVHSKDRVKSAEAIQLTYYLQSINSLNDMVAERWESSFCDTVRLFQKSNSKVRMYPYTSSSLREDFQKTSRVSERYLVTSLILVVTMAILCCSMQDCVRSKPWLGLLGLVTISLATLTAAGIINLTGGKYNSTFLGVPFIMLGHGLYGTFEMLSSWRKTREDQHVKERTAAVYADSMLSFSLTTAMYLVTFGIGASPFTNIEAARIFCCNSCIAIFFNYLYVLSFYGSSLVFTGYIENNYQHSIFCRKVPKPEALQEKPAWYRFLLTARFSEDTTEGEEANTYESHLLVCFLKRYYCDWITNTYVKPFVVLFYLIYISFALMGYLQVSEGSDLSNIVATATQTIEYTTAQQKYFSNYSPVIGFYIYESIEYWNTSVQEDVLEYTKGFVRISWFESYLNYLRKLNVSTGLPKKNFTDMLRNSFLKAPQFSHFQEDIIFSKKYNDEVDVVASRMFLVAKTMETNREELYDLLETLRRLSVTSKVKFIVFNPSFVYMDRYASSLGAPLHNSCISALFLLFFSAFLVADSLINVWITLTVVSVEFGVIGFMTLWKVELDCISVLCLIYGINYTIDNCAPLLSTFVLGKDLTRTKWVKNALEVHGVAILQSYLCYIVGLIPLAAVPSNLTCTLFRCLFLIAFVTFFHCFAILPVILTFLPPSKKKRKEKKNPENREEIECVEMVDIDSTRVVDQITTV